One stretch of Microplitis mediator isolate UGA2020A chromosome 9, iyMicMedi2.1, whole genome shotgun sequence DNA includes these proteins:
- the LOC130674670 gene encoding uncharacterized protein LOC130674670 produces MQKLFQFDNKKNSSFIFYDGHCYTRRHDTQIYVQCHMRFMKNCKARGVTNRGPPVTLLKKHNHSKNFDLQPVYDFKQELYKTVTSSFRDLRSIYDELCVKHQKGSSLVPFCRIERVMQQWRRKICPPTPGSLGEYYLRLKLDRWQYLYRSQNSNLTIANVYGRDGSIATVFIDPDLLQNIHTTNLYIDATYKVCPSDPKNSIYQFFTILASINNVILPVAWSLMSRKSTACYVAVIERFKSFTQHVTVLSYMTDFEAGLRKALRESYPNATAQSCYFHFVQAMIKKAKKLGILKKIENWEDGKKFFRKILALALLPSGDILQAFHWLLQIHTPFYHIFKNFLDYFIDYWLLKITPAGFSVYRLKIKTNNYTESYHRRLNKFFGLHSSLWQFTLNLRRLHEITKIEVQSLLLSQPVRRETRPKDLLRAQLLDRAWELYDSDVLDIPHFLELAEYISPVLADGNIQISIEDVDNFINIPIYRYVAVGENNYVVINNDEANHVQHILFIQQN; encoded by the exons atgcaaaaattatttcagtttgataataaaaaaaattcaagttttattttttacgatgGACATTGTTACACACGTCGTCATGACACTCAAAT ATATGTCCAATGTCACATGAGGTTTATGAAAAATTGCAAAGCTCGAGGTGTAACAAACCGAGGACCACCCGTTACTTTGTTGAAAAAACATaatcattctaaaaattttgatttacagCCTGTATATGACTTTAAACAAGAACTTTATAAAACTGTAACATCAAGTTTTCGAGATTTAAGAAGTATTTACGATGAGCTATGTGTTAA ACACCAAAAAGGATCCTCTCTTGTGCCATTTTGTCGCATAGAGAGAGTAATGCAACAGTGGCGGAGAAAAATTTGCCCACCGACCCCTGGTTCACTTGGTGAATATTATTTACGATTAAAATTGGATCGTTGGCAATATTTATATCGATCTCAGAACAGTAATTTAACTATTGCTAATGTTTATGGCAGAGACGGTTCGATTGCCACAGTTTTTATTGACCCtgatttattacaaaatattcaCACAACTAATTTATACATCGATGCGACTTACAAAGTTTGCCCATCCGAtccaaaaaattcaatctatcaattttttacaattttggCGTCAATAAATAACGTg ATTTTGCCTGTCGCCTGGAGCCTCATGTCGAGGAAATCAACGGCGTGTTATGTAGCTGTCATTGAGCGTTTTAAGTCTTTTACTCAACATGTTACTGTTTTATCTTACATGACAGATTTTGAAGCAGGTCTTCGAAAAGCATTACGAGAGTCATATCCCAATGCAACCGCTCAAagttgttattttcattttgtacAA GCCATGATTAAAAAAGCCAAAAAGTTaggtatattaaaaaaaatagaaaactgggaagacggaaaaaaattttttaggaagATACTTGCTCTAGCACTACTACCAAGTGGTGATATTTTACAAGCATTTCATTGGTTACTCCAAATACATACTCCTTTCTAtcatattttcaaaaactttctcGACTATTTCATAGATTATTGGTTACTAAAAATTACACCAGCAGGATTTAGTGTCtatagattaaaaattaaaactaacaACTATACCGAATCATATCATCGAAGACTAAACAAGTTTTTCGGCTTACATTCATCACTTTGGCAATTTACCT TGAACCTCCGACGCCTTCATGAAATCACAAAAATTGAAGTACAATCGTTATTACTATCGCAACCTGTACGAAGAGAGACACGACCGAAAGATTTACTTCGAGCTCAATTGCTGGACAGGGCATGGGAATTATATGATTCTGATGTGTTAGACATTCCACATTTTCTTGAACTTGCTGAATATATATCACCTGTGTTGGCCGATGGAAATATACAAATAAGTATCGAGgatgtagataattttattaatattcccATTTACAGATACG TTGCAGTCGGTGAGAATAATTATGTggttattaataatgatgaaGCGAACCATGTGCAGCATATACTCTTCATCCaacaaaattag
- the LOC130674710 gene encoding uncharacterized protein LOC130674710 encodes MANREVIEEDGNFYHVEKTVGIKKYVHCQKKNSKKCPVRGVKVLDRPITFFISQHKHSSEFLNNHIKRFRNDLKIASKKCFYSTEDIYETVSSFYPDAKLRLPFTLIRTAMNNWQKKIFVDLPAPTTYEDLTNMLSRREYLKLKEYADGRFIKLYNVENDALLLGDPEFAQSFMFDVLHVSSTMKVVPHFGNTRLLTFLLGQHHHYVFPIGIILWSTQTYETCATIMYNVRNLLIPGIHLRKIYTDFDFKGHIKTNFPESQVCGTFNNYCRILFYESFEKNVQFVNVGQENFLRNCMSLILLPREMIADGFQELINSLTPQLQNELSDFINYFRETWIQGVGVESMSLFEDTDSLNTVPVLFWSLLHNNMNDNPSLWEFIKELIIIMNKSKKEIERLDQSRSSYISLAPRVRLCIPKKLIVDLWKSLKQGKVTVQQFLTSATTYHTDHYHDVLHHAEILQEEQLDLYPRLDNNDHMPADNREEAEDLQHLEIGYEINDGNAEYLEPINEQDDDMNEENLNNDNNENNAEEENDEEVDIQNICMICVTEDRKMICIPCNHYGMCYNCSQQIRKVAAEKRLQLKCPFCNEPVQNFARVFEMIRNI; translated from the exons ATGGCGAACAGAGAAGTTATAGAGGAGgatggtaatttttatcacgtaGAAAAGACAGTAGGAATTAAaaa gtatgtacactgtcaaaaaaaaaattctaagaagTGTCCAGTTCGTGGTGTGAAAGTTCTGGATCGGCcgataacattttttatatcacaACACAAACATTCgagtgaatttttaaataatcatattaAACGGTTCCGAAATGATCTCAAAATAGCaagtaaaaaatgtttctaTTCGACCGAAGATATTTATGAAACTGTTTCAAGTTT ttaCCCTGATGCAAAGCTTAGATTACCATTTACATTAATCAGGACCGCAATGAATaattggcaaaaaaaaatattcgttgACTTGCCAGCCCCTACTACTTATGAAGATTTGACAAATATGTTATCGAGACGTGaatacttgaaattaaaagaGTATGCTGATGGCagattcataaaattatataacgtGGAAAATGATGCTTTATTATTGGGTGATCCAGAATTTGCTCAATCTTTTATGTTTGATGTTTTGCATGTTAGCTCAACAATGAAAGTTGTTCCTCATTTTGGAAATACTCGTCTGCTAACTTTTTTATTGGGTCAACACCATCATTAC GTCTTTCCAATTGGAATAATTTTATGGTCTACACAAACGTATGAAACCTGCGCCACAATAATGTATAATGTgcgaaatttattaatacctGGCATTCATCTTCGTAAAATATATACCGATTTCGACTTTAAAGGgcatataaaaacaaattttcctGAGAGCCAAGTGTGTGgcacatttaataattattgccgT atattattttacgaatcttttgaaaaaaacgtACAATTTGTCAATGTTGgtcaagaaaatttcttgagaaaTTGTATGTCCCTGATTTTATTACCGAGAGAAATGATAGCTGATGGATTTCAAgagttaattaattcattaacaCCTCAATTGCAAAATGAACTCTcggattttataaattactttcGAGAAACATGGATACAAGGAGTTGGGGTTGAATCAATGAGTCTATTCGAAGATACCGACAGCCTTAATACAGTTCCAGTTTTGTTTTGGTCGTTATTGCATAACAACATGAATGATAACCCATCGCTATGGGAGTTTATAA aagaattgataattataatgaacaagtctaaaaaagaaattgaacgCTTGGATCAGAGTAGATCATCATATATTTCACTAGCTCCACGAGTCAGATTGTGTATCCCAAAAAAGTTAATTGTTGATTTGTGGAAATCATTAAAACAAGGTAAAGTGACGGttcaacaatttttaactAGTGCAACTACATACCATACAGATCATTATCATGATGTGCTCCATCACGCTGAAATATTGCAAGAAGAACAGCTTGATCTATACCCAAGACTTGATAATaatg ATCATATGCCAGCTGACAACAGAGAAGAAGCAGAAGATTTACAACATCTTGAAATCGGATATGAAATTAATG ATGGAAATGCTGAATACTTGGAGCCGATTAATGAACAAGATGATGATatgaatgaagaaaatttaaataatgataataatgaaaataacgcAGAAGAAGAAAACGACGAAGAGGTGGATATTCAGAATATTTGTATGATTTGTGTGACAGAAGATCGAAAAATGATTTGCATTCCATGCAATCATTACGGCATGTGTTATAATTGTTCTCAACAAATACGTAAAGTTGCTGCTGAAAAACGTCTACAATTAAAGTGCCCTTTTTGCAACGAGCCAGTGCAGAACTTTGCTCGTGTATTTGAAATGATAAGAAACATATGA